Proteins co-encoded in one Medicago truncatula cultivar Jemalong A17 chromosome 8, MtrunA17r5.0-ANR, whole genome shotgun sequence genomic window:
- the LOC25501096 gene encoding receptor-like protein EIX2 yields the protein MVRFISSQNAPFSLLFSFIIILNIVICETNASCNQKDKQILLCFKHGLIDPLGMLPTWSNKEDCCKWRGVHCNMNGRVTNISLPCFTDDDEDITIGNMKTNKPHCLAGKIHLSLFDLEFLNYLDLSNNDFKSIHLPMDCQKLSSVNTSHGSGNFSNVFHLDLSQNENLVINDLRWLLRLSSSLQFLNLDSIDLHRETRWLQILTMFPSLSELHLYRCQLKSASQSLLYANFTSLEYLDLSQNDFFSDLPIWLFNISGLAYLNLQANRFHGQIPETLLKLQNLITLILMGNEMSGKIPDWIGQFTNLEYLELSMNLLIGSIPTTLGNVSSLTVFDVVLNNLTGSLPESLGKLSNLEVLYVGENNLSGVVTHRNFDKLFNLKELWFGSPLSIFNFDPQWIPPFKLQLLDLKCANLKLIPWLYTQTSLTTLKIENSTFKDVSQDKFWSLASHCLFLSLFHNNMPWNMSNVLLNSKVTWLIDNGLSGGLPQLTSNVSVFNLSFNNLTGPLSHLLCHNMIENTNLMFLDVSDNHLSGGLTECWGNWKSLIHVNLGNNNLTGMIPNSMGSLSNLMSFHISNTMLHGEIPVSLESCKKLVIVNFRNNKFSGNIPNWIGQDMEVLQLRSNEFSGDIPSQICQLSSLFVLDLSNNRLTGAIPQCLSNITSMTFNDVTQNEFYFSYNVFGVTFITTIPLLSKGNDLNYPKYMHVIDLSNNSLSGRIPLEIFRLTALQSLNLSQNQFMGTIPNEIGNMKQLESLDLSNNSLSGEIPQTMSALSFLEVLNLSFNNLKGQIPLGTQLQSFTPLSYMGNPELCGSPLIEKCNHDKVPDGDINVMAKEEEGSELMECFYMGMGVGFATGFWVVFGSLLFKRSWRHAYFNFLYDVKDWFMSK from the coding sequence ATGGTGAGATTTATCTCCTCCCAAAATGCACcattctctctattattttcatttataataatattaaatatagtAATATGTGAGACAAATGCTTCTTGCAACcaaaaagacaaacaaataCTCCTTTGTTTTAAACATGGACTCATTGATCCATTAGGCATGTTGCCAACATGGTCCAACAAAGAAGATTGTTGCAAATGGAGAGGAGTTCATTGTAACATGAATGGCAGAGTCACAAATATCAGCCTCCCTTGTTTCACCGATGATGATGAAGACATCACTATTGGCAACATGAAAACGAATAAACCACATTGTTTGGCAGGTAAAATTCATCTTTCTTTATTTGACCTTGAATTTTTGAACTACTTGGATTTGAGCAACAACGATTTCAAATCCATACACTTGCCAATGGATTGTCAAAAATTGTCATCAGTTAACACTTCTCATGGGAGTGGAAACTTTTCCAATGTTTTTCATCTTGACTTGTCTCAAAATGAGAAtcttgtgattaatgatttgaGATGGCTTCTTCGTCTCTCGTCATCCTTACAATTTCTCAACCTGGACTCCATTGATCTCCATAGGGAAACTCGTTGGCTTCAAATATTGACTATGTTTCCTTCACTTTCTGAGTTACATTTGTATAGGTGTCAGCTTAAAAGTGCTAGTCAGTCTCTTCTATATGCCAACTTCACTTCCCTTGAATATCTTGATCTTTCTCAAAATGATTTCTTCTCTGACTTGCCTATTTGGTTGTTCAATATAAGTGGCCTTGCTTATTTAAATCTTCAAGCAAATCGTTTCCATGGACAAATACCTGAAACATTATTGAAACTTCAAAACTTGATTACATTGATTTTGATGGGCAACGAGATGAGTGGAAAAATTCCTGACTGGATAGGGCAATTTACAAACCTTGAATATCTAGAGCTCAGTATGAATTTATTGATTGGATCGATTCCAACAACTCTGGGGAATGTGTCATCATTGACTGTCTTTGATGTTGTCTTAAATAACTTAACCGGTAGTCTTCCTGAAAGTTTAGGAAAACTCTCAAATTTAGAGGTGTTGTATGTAGGAGAAAATAACCTTTCAGGAGTTGTGACGCATCGAAATTTTGACaaacttttcaatttaaaaGAGTTGTGGTTTGGTTCACCCTTATCCATCTTCAATTTTGATCCTCAATGGATTCCTCCTTTTAAACTTCAACTACTTGATTTGAAGTGTGCAAATCTTAAACTTATCCCATGGTTGTACACACAAACATCTCTCACtactttaaaaattgaaaactccACGTTTAAAGATGTATCTCAGGACAAGTTTTGGAGTTTGGCATCTCattgtttgtttctttctttattcCACAATAACATGCCTTGGAACATGTCAaatgtgttgttaaattctaaAGTTACATGGTTGATTGATAATGGTTTGAGTGGTGGCCTTCCTCAATTAACTTCAAATGTGAGTGTTTTCAATTTAAGTTTCAACAATTTGACTGGACCTCTTTCTCATCTGTTATGCCATAATATGATAGAGAACACCAATTTAATGTTCTTGGATGTCTCTGATAACCATTTATCTGGAGGACTCACTGAATGTTGGGGAAACTGGAAATCTCTTATTCATGTCAATCTAGGGAACAATAATCTAACAGGCATGATTCCAAACTCAATGGGTTCCTTATCCAACCTTATGTCGTTCCATATTTCTAATACTATGTTGCATGGGGAAATACCTGTGTCATTGGAAAGTTGTAAAAAACTCGTGATTGTTAATTTTAGGAACAACAAATTTTCTGGTAATATACCAAATTGGATTGGACAAGATATGGAAGTTCTTCAATTGAGATCAAATGAATTTAGTGGTGATATTCCTTCACAAATATGCCAACTATCCTCTCTCTTTGTTTTGGATCTCTCAAATAATAGATTAACTGGAGCAATACCTCAGTGCCTATCAAATATCACTTCCATGACTTTTAATGATGTTAcacaaaatgaattttatttttcatacaatGTTTTCGGTGTCACTTTTATAACCACTATTCCATTATTATCAAAAGGCAACGACTTGAACTATCCTAAGTATATGCATGTCATTGATCTTTCTAACAATAGTTTGTCCGGCAGAATTCCTTTAGAAATATTCAGACTCACTGCATTACAATCCTtgaacttgtcacaaaatcaaTTCATGGGAACCATACCAAATGAAATTGGCAACATGAAACAGTTAGAGTCCCTTGATCTGTCAAACAACTCACTTTCAGGAGAAATTCCTCAAACCATGTCTGCTCTATCTTTTCTTGAGGTATTGAATCTCtcattcaacaatttaaaagGTCAAATCCCATTAGGAACCCAACTCCAAAGCTTTACACCACTTAGTTATATGGGCAATCCTGAACTTTGTGGAAGTCCGCTCATTGAGAAATGCAACCATGATAAAGTCCCTGATGGTGACATAAATGTTATGGCAAAAGAAGAGGAAGGATCCGAGCTAATGGAATGTTTCTATATGGGTATGGGAGTTGGATTTGCAACAGGCTTCTGGGTAGtttttggttctcttttatTCAAGAGGTCATGGAGACATGCTTACTTCAATTTCCTTTATGATGTGAAAGACTGGTTTATGTCAAAATAG
- the LOC120577749 gene encoding uncharacterized protein has protein sequence MQAIAQKNARNREKQKTPHTLGTDSLAIRKDELELRYGREYSRGDMYAVSHKDAKGKFVNEYARQKAELLQVEMQNTQCENEAFFKVFGKEHAGYVRSMGLGITPSRISSHSTRSASSSIEANEKMLKMQAEIDSLKEKASQVDFLKAQVAFLMQMQVQNSRDKEPTNLETRDGRHSSESSHRLEDH, from the exons ATGCAGGCGATTGCacaaaaaaatgcaagaaatcgGGAAAAGCAAAAAACTCCTCATACCCTAGGAACTGACTCGCTTGCGATCAGAAAAGATGAGTTG GAATTGAGATATGGTCGAGAATATAGCAGGGGAGATATGTATGCTGTTTCGCATAAAGATGCCAAGGGAAAATTTGTCAATGAATATGCAAGGCAAAAAGCT GAACTATTGCAAGTTGAAATGCAAAACACTCAATGTGAGAATGAAGCATTTTTCAAAGTGTTTGGAAAGGAACATGCTGGATATGTCCGTTCTATGGGGCTTGGGATAACACCATCTCGAATCTCTAGTCACTCTACTAGATCAGCCTCATCTTCCATCGAGGCTAATgagaaaatgttgaaaatgCAAGCTGAGATTGATTCTCTTAAGGAGAAGGCTTCACAAGTTGATTTCTTGAAGGCGCAAGTTGCTTTTTTAATGCAAATGCAAGTGCAAAATTCTAGAGACAAAGAG ccAACAAATTTAGAAACAAGAGATGGTAGACATTCATCTGAGTCTAGCCACCGCCTTGAGGATCATTGA